AGATAAAAAGGGTGAAAACAACAATAACTCTTCTACCAACAATTAATAGATGGGTTTTACAGAACAGGCTTGGGATATCTTTAATCAGTCGATTGAAGACTATCATCAACTAGATCATGTCGACACTTTAGAAAATAATCCGTTCCAAACTAACAGCTTGGAACATTTTTTGTATAGAAAGAATTGGATTGACACCGTACAATGGCATTTGGAGGATATTATCCGTGATGAAAATATCAATCCGGCAGAAGCTCTTCAACTCAAACGTAGAATAGACTTATCCAATCAAAAAAGAACTGATTTGGTAGAAAATATTGACGATTGGTTTTTAGATAAATTCAAAAATATTACTCCAAAAGATAATGCTAGGATTAATTCTGAAACAATAGCTTGGGCAATTGACAGACTTTCAATTTTAGCTTTAAAAATATATCACATGAACCAAGAAGTTGTTCGTAAAGACGCTTCAGAAGAACATGTCGCCAAATGTTCTGTAAAGCTAAATGTACTTTTAGAACAGCAGAAAGATCTCATGACAGCGATTGACCAATTGATAATTGATATTGAAAACGGTAATGTTAAGATGAAAACGTATAAACAGATGAAAATGTATAATGACGAATCTCTTAACCCAATCCTTTATCAAAAAACGCAAAAAAAATGATTCGCTGGGCTGGAGTTAGACTTTTTATTTTTCTGTTAATACTTTCTTCTTTTGCATCTTGCACTACGGAGACAAGTTTTTATTCTGAAAATACTTTATCCAATGATTTTGCATTGGCAACGGAAAGAAATTTCTCTCCAGAAAGAATTTCTTATAGTTCTACTATTTCCAATTTGGTGTCAACTTTTCCTAAGTTCAAAAACGTTGCTGTTAACAATCAAGTCGCTGAACTGAAGCAAAACTTAACCAATTATCTGTATGCGATACAGTCTTCTAATGAGAAAGAAAAAAAGAAATCTTTTAAACAATTCGAAGACAGTTACAAAAATATCCAAAGACTTAGAAAATATCTGAAAAGTGATGACGACCAGGTCCTTAATCGCTATTTGGTAAATCTTAAAACCAATGTGAGCCTTTTGGAAGCGGTGGAAAAAAATGAATCCAAAAACATTATTAGTACCAAATAATTAATTTTCAAAATTTAATGCTCAAAATACAAGCTGAAGCCCATGTGCCAACAGAGTTGGGCAATTTCAGAATTATCGCTTTTTCTGACCGCGAAGACGACTGGATGCCTCACATGGCGATTATTGCAGAACATACGGATTTTTCAAAAGATGTCAACGTAAGATTCCATTCGGAGTGTATTACTGGAGAAGTTTTTCATTCCAAAAAGTGCGAGTGTGGTCCACAGCTAGATGCGGCCCTTTCTTACATTAACAACAATGGTGGCGTGGTTGTCTATCTTCGTCAAGAAGGTAGAAATATTGGCATTATTAACAAATTGAAAGCTTATTCTTTACAGGAAAAAGGCTTGGATACAGTTGAGGCTAATTTAAAATTAGGACTTCCTGCAGATGGAAGAAAATTCGATGTAGCTATTGATATTTTAAATATGTTAGGCGTTAAGGCAGTCAATTTGATGACCAATAATCCTGAAAAATTAAAATATGTTGAAAATAGCAATATCAAACTTAACTCCAGAATTCCTTTACAGATAAAAGCGACCGAAATAAGTTCGTCTTATCTTAAAACAAAAAAAGATTTTTTCGGTCATCTTCTAAACGACCAAGATTTATAACAAAAAAGCGAGAACATTTTCTCGCTTTTTTTATTTTATAAGTATTTTAATTTTCTCTATTTTAAAGATACTGGTTTAGAATCGTCGATTTTATAACGCTGGATAACTTCATCATAACTCATTTTTGACAAGTTAGAATTAACGCCTTTTCCAAATTCTGCAGGTACAAGAATTACTCTGAAAGTTTGGTTTTGAGAAAACTCTGGTGTTGTCGTCACATCATAAGTCCCTTGCAACGAAATGGAAAAATCTACCACCGAATAGTCATAGTCATAGTCAATCTCTTCGCCGTTATCTAAATAAATAGTTTTAGGAATCGGCTCCCATATTGGTTTACCATTGTTTAAGTTTCCTTTTTTTCTGTAAATCAATACAAAATCTTGATCCAGCAATGGCGCATTAAAGCCTTGAATATATGTAAAACTATTAGCAGGTGTAAAATTAACTCCTTTTAAATCATAAACTTGTGGATAATCTACTGGAGCAGGAACCTCATGGACAATCTCTCGATCTGTTGTACAACTAACAACAGCGCCCAGACCCAAGATTGCCATTGCTGATATAGTCAAATATTTTTTCATAGTTTTAAAATTTTATTTGTTAATCTTTTTGCGTTCAAAATATATACCACATTTCTTTTTTAATAAAAAATGAAGATATATCTTTATAGTCACTTAATATTTTAGATAAGTAAAACATGAAAAGGTTAATTCTGGCAGTTACAATTTTTAGCTCAATTTTCTATAAAGCACAATACACACCGAAAAACATTAGCGAAGAACAAACAAAAATTGCTAAAGAATGGGTTGATAAAACTTATAACGAACTCTCGGAAGATCAAAAGTTAGGACAACTTTTCATTGTTGCATTGTACACCAACAAAGGTATTGATCATATTAATGAAATTCGGAATTTAGTTTCGAAAGAGCAAATCGGTGGTTTAATTTTGATGCAAGATGATGCCGCTATGGAGGTAAACCTTGTCAACGAATTCCAGACGCGCTCTAAAGTTCCGATGATGATTGGTATGGACGCAGAATGGGGAATTTTCCAAAGAATTGCTAAAGCTTACAAATTTCCTTGGGCGATAACATTGGGTGCTATCCAAGACGAAAAACTCGTTTATGAGATGGCCACAAAAATTGCCGCAGACTGCAAAAGAATGGGCATCAATTGGGATTTTGCGCCAGTTGTCGATGTTAATACCAATCCTAATAATCCTATTATCGGGAATCGTTCTTTTGGATCCGATGTTCAAAATGTCATTTCTAAAGCAAATGCTTATTCTCAGGGTTTACAAGACAATAATATCTTGGCCGCCATCAAACATTTCCCAGGACATGGCGACACAAGCGCAGATTCTCATTATGATTTACCATTGGTAGACCACGATATAAAACGACTCAACGACATTGAATTAGCACCTTACAGAGCTTTAATAAAAGAAGGAATTGGTGGCGTAATGGTTGCGCATCTTTATGTCCCAACATTAGAAAAAGAACAAAATATTCCCGCTTCAATATCAAAAAGTATTATCACAGATTTACTAAAAAACCAATTGGGTTACAAAGGTTTGATTATCACAGATGCGCTGAATATGGGCGCAGTTGCCGATAGTTACCAACCTGGACAATTGGACGCTTTAGCCTTTAAAGCAGGCAATGACATTATGCTTTTCTCACAAGGTGTGAAAGAGGGCAAGAGATTAATTGCTGAAAGCATCAAAAAAGGTGATATATCTAATGAACGTTTGGAAGAAAGTGTGAAGAAAATTTTGCTTACCAAATATTATTTAGGTTTAAACAAATACGACAACAAAAACCCAAATAATATTCTTGAAGATATCAACAATGCATCGCATCAACAATTGGTACAAAAACTTTATGAAAATGCGTTGACATTATTAAAAGATGACAAAGCGCTACTTCCCCTAAACGCTCAAGAAAAAATATATTATTTAGGTCTTGAAGAAGCGCCCTATCAAACTTTTCAAAATCTATTGAAAAACAACTTAAATATTGAAATAATATCGTCAAAAGAACTTTCGAAACTTCCAAAAAATAGCAAATTGATTATCGGCGTTCATAAAGATAACAGTACCGCTTACAAGCCTTACAAAATTTCGGAAACATCAAAAAAAATAATTGCTGAGGCATCGAAAAAACACCAAGTTATTTTGAATATTTTTGGAAGTCCTTATGCACTTCGTGACCTGGACACCGATAATATTTCTACACTTTTGGTTTCCTATGAAAACAATGATGACTCTCAAAAAGCAACGGTGAATGGCTTAACAGGAAAAACAAAAATCTCTGGAAAGCTTCCAGTATTGGTAAATGATACTTGGCAATTTGGCGCCGGAAAAACATTAGACAAATAATAATTTTAAATGAAATTTAGAATTTTCAAATAATAGAAATTGTGTAAACCAATTATATTATGTTAATAAATTCAATAAATTGTCACCTCAAAATAATACAATGAAAATAGGAATTTTATGTTATCCAACTTACGGCGGAAGCGGCATTGTGGCCACAGAACTGGGAATGATTCTCGCAAATCAGGGTCATGAGGTTCATTTCATAAGTTCAAATCTTCCTGCAAGATTGGACATGACGCGCGCCAATATTTTCTTTCATAAAGTTCAGGTTGAGAATTATCCGCTTTTCAAATTTCCACCTTACGACATTGCATTATCATCGACGATTTACCAAGTTGTAAGTCTTTACAATCTGGATATTTTGCATGCACATTATGCCATTCCGTTTGCATATTCTGCGTTTTATGCCAAACAAATGCTGAAGGAAGACGGAAAAGATATTCCGTTGATTACCACACTCCACGGCACGGACATCACTTTGGTTGGGCAACATCCTAGTTATAACAAAGCAGTTGAATTTTCTATTAATCAATCCGATGCCATTACCTCGGTTTCGGAAAGTTTAAAACAAGATACCCTCAAAAATTTCAATATTAAAAAAGAAATCAAGGTTATCACCAACTTTATCGACAATCGTCTTTTTTTAGATAAAAACATTTGTTGTCGCGACCAATTTGCAGAGCCTCGCGAAAAGATTTTGATACATGTTTCCAACCTACGTTCGGTTAAAAGAATTCAAGATGTTTTGGCTGTTTTTAAAAATGTTCAAAAAGAAATTGACAGCAAGCTCATCATTATCGGGGAAGGGCCCGATATGGAAAAGATAAATTCGTTCTTGACAAAAAATCCAGAATTGATTAATAAGGTTCGGCTCCTCGGAAAAGTGGACGAGCTTTACAGAATTTTGAAACTGTCAGACGTTTTTTTACTTCCTTCCGAGCAAGAAAGTTTTGGTCTTGCGGCTTTGGAAGCTATGGCTGCCGGAACGCCTGTTATCAGCAGTAATGCCGGCGGAATCCCGGAAGTTAACATCCATGGAAAAACAGGATTTGTTGCCAATATCGGCGATGTTGATGCGATGACAACATATACCAAACAACTTCTTTCTGACGAAAAACTATTGGCAGAAATGAAACGCAATGCCAAAGAAAACGCGGAACTTTTTGACATCGACAAAATAATTCCCCAATATATAGAACTTTATAACGAGGTTTTAAAAAAATAAATTATTTCTGTGTTTAATTGATAATTAAATTTTAATTTTATTTATCAAACTAAAAAACACCGTGATGATTAAAGAAGATTTTCTACAATATTTGTGGAGTAAAAAGCTATTCGAAAATTATGACTTTGTTTCTACAAAAGGCTTTCCTATCGAAATTTTAAATTACGGACAGTGGAATCACAATCAAGGTCCAGATTTTCTATTTGCACAAATTAAATACCAAGACACAATTTTCGCGGGACATATTGAACTACATGTAAAGTCGTCTGATTGGTATTTTCACAAACATTCTCAGCAAGAAGATTATCAAAACATTATTCTGCATGTTGTTTACCAAGACGACTGCGACATCGATTTGTTAGTAGAAAAGAATATCCCAACTTTAGAAATAAAACAATATATCGATAATAAAAAATTAAGCACTTTCAATCAAATGGATTTGGAACATTTTAAATTCATTCCTTGTGAGGAGCTGATTACTCAGGAGAAAGTTCCACTGTTTTTTCATGAAGAAAAGCTTTTAGAAAAGCTTAGCCAAAAATCTGAATCGACAAAAAATCAACTTTCTGAAACCAAAAACGATTACGAAGCCGTGTTGTTCATCAATCTTGCTTACGCCTTCGGATTAAAAATAAATGCGGACATCTTCAAACAATTGGCTGAAAGTATCGATTATTCGGTTATAAAAAAAATACGGCAAAACCCAACGGCTTTAGAAGCTTTATTTTTCGGTCTTTGTGGCTGGTTGGAAAAGCCTAAAGATGAAATGATGACAACTTGGGCTCGTGAGTTTCAGTTTTTAAAATCTAAATTTGACATAGCAAATATTAGTTTAAATCCAAAGTTTTCAAAACTTCGTCCACCGAATTTCCCTAATATAAGATTATCCCAATTGGCGCAACTTCTTTCCCGAGAACCTCATCTTTTTTCAAAAATTAAAACCGCAAAAAACATTACGGAATTAAAGACTATTTTTTTGGATATAAAAGCCTCCGAGTATTGGGATACCCATTTCAACTTTGGGAAAATATCGTCAGAAAATTCATTGAAAAAACTAAGTGACGAATTTGTTGAACGCCTCCTTATTAATACTATTCTTCCTACAAAATACTGCTTGGAATTAGAATGTAACGAAAATATCAACGATGAAATTATTAAGTTTTACCAGGACTTAAAGGCTGAGAGAAATTCGGTTATCGACACTTGGGAAAGTTTCGGCATTATCTCGAAATCGGCTTTGGAAACCCAATCTTTGCTGCAACATTATAAAACTTTTTGCAACGAAAAAAAATGCCTAAATTGCGGCATTGGATATAATATTTTAAAACATGATTAACAATATACGTCACCGTTTTGAGAGAGAGTGGTTTGGAGTTTTGACGAGAATGGGAAGTAAGTTGGGGATACCCGTTTCGAAACTTCGCGTATTTTTTATATACTCAACTTTTGCAACGGCAGGAATATTTTTTCTATTCTATTTGGGTTTAGCTTTTACACTTTGGATAAAAGATTGTATCGTTGTTAAAAGACCGAATGTCTTTGATCTTTAAAAAAAAATAATTTTTAAAATAAAAAAAGCTTTCAGAAATTCTGAAAGCTTTTTATGTATATAAGATTTTGTCTTATCCTTTATCCGCAAAAGCAGACATATATTCTCTGTTCATTCTAGCGATCGTTTCTAGAGAAATACCTTTAGGACATTCTACTTCACAAGCACCAGTGTTGGAACAGTTCCCAAATCCTTCTTCGTCCATAGCTGCTACCATGTTCAGAACTCTTCTTTTAGCTTCTACTCTACCTTGTGGTAATAATGCATATTGAGAAACTTTTGCACCTACAAATAACATTGCAGATCCGTTTTTACACGTTGCTACACAAGCACCACAACCGATACAAGCCGCTGCATCCATTGCTCTGTCTGAATCTTCTTTTGGAACAAGGATATTGTTAGCGTCTGTTGTTCTCCCCGATGTATTTACAGAAATAAATCCACCTGCAGCCATTACTCTATCGAAAGCACTTCTATCCACAACCAAATCTTTGATTACAGGGAAAGCCGCACTTCTCCAAGGTTCGATAACGATAGTTTCTCCATCTTTGAAGTGACGCATGTGTAACTGACAAGTTGTGATACCTGTATCGGGACCGTGCGCACGACCGTTGATGTATAAAGAACACATTCCGCAAATCCCTTCACGACAGTCGTGATCGAAAGCGATAGGTTCTTTACCTTCGTTAATTAAGTTTTCGTTCAGAATGTCTAACATTTCTAAGAATGAAGAATCTGTAGAAACGTCAGATATTTTATAGGTCTCAAATTGACCTTTGGATTTATTATTTTTTTGTCTCCAAATTTTCAGCGTAAGATTTAAGCCTTTTTTTGCACTCATAATTATATATTTATTGGTTGGAGATTATTTGTAACTTCTTGTTTTAACTTCGATGTTATCGTACACAAGCTCTTCTTTGTGCATTACTTCTTGGTTTATATCGTTTCCTTTATATTCCCAAGCTGCAACATACTTGTAGTTAACATCATCACGTTCTGCTTCACCATCTGGCGTAGAGTGATCTTCACGGAAGTGACCTCCACAAGATTCGTTTCTGTTCAATGCATCAATTGCCATTAATTGACCTAATTCTAGGAAATCTGCTACACGAAGTGCTTTCTCCAATTCTGGATTCATTTCATCATTAGAACCAGGAACTTTTACATTCTTCCAGAAATCGTTTCTTACTTCTTCAATTTCTTTAATTGCTTCACTAAGACCTTCTGGTGTTCTTCCCATACCCACTTTGTTCCACATAATGTGACCCAATTTTTTATGGAAATAATCTACAGAATGCGTTCCTTTATTATTCAATAAATAGTCAATTCTATCTTTAACTTCTTTCTCAACCTGGTTGAAAGCTTCAGAATCTGTTGGAATCTGTCCTGTTCTAATATCAGCAGAAAGATAATCTGCAATAGTATAAGGAAGAACGAAATATCCGTCTGCTAAACCTTGCATCAAAGCAGAAGCACCCAGTCTGTTAGCGCCGTGATCTGAGAAGTTAGCTTCTCCAATTACGAAACATCCAGGGATTGTAGATTGTAAGTTATAATCTACCCAAACACCACCCATTGTGTAGTGAACAGCAGGGTAAATCTTCATTGGCGTTTCATAAGGATTGTCAGCAGTAATTTTCTCGTACATTACGAAAAGGTTACCATACTTCTCCTCAATCCAAGCTTTACCAAGATCGTAAATTTGTTGTTCTGTAGGATTGTGAATATGCTTTTCAATAGCAGCTTCTCTACCTTTTTTCATAATTTCTGTAGAGAAATCTAAGAACACACCTTCTTTAGTATCGTTATTTTCGATACCGAAACCAGCATCACATCTTTCTTTACCTGCTCTAGAAGCAACGTCTCTAGGAACTAGGTTACCGAAAGCTGGATATCTTCTTTCCAAATAGTAATCTCTATCGGCTTCAGGGATATCTTTTGCTTTTTTCTTACCTTCTCTAATTGCTACCGAATCTTCAATATTTTTAGGAACCCAGATTCTTCCAGAGTTTCTAAGAGATTCAGACATCAAAGTTAGTTTAGACTGTTGCGTTCCGTGAACTGGAATACAAGTTGGGTGAATCTGTACATAGCAAGGGTTTGCGAAATACGCTCCTTTTTTGTGAATTTTCCAAGCTGCAGAAACGTTAGATCCCATCGCGTTAGTCGATAAGAAATAAACATTTCCGTAACCTCCAGAAGCAATAACCACTGCGTGAGCAGAATGTCTTTCAATTTCTCCTGTTACAAGGTTTCTTGCGATGATTCCTCTTGCTTTTCCATCTACGATTACTAAATCTAGCATTTCGTGACGGTTGTACATTTTAATTCTACCTTTACCAATTTGGCGGCTCATTGCAGAATACGCCCCTAATAATAACTGTTGACCAGTTTGCCCTTTTGCGTAGAAAGTTCTTTTTACCTGAACCCCACCGAAAGAACGGTTATCTAACTGACCGCCGTAATCGCGCCCAAAAGGAACCCCTTGAGCAACACATTGGTCAATAATATTTGCTGAAACTTCCGCTAAACGATAAACGTTAGCCTCTCTTGCACGGTAATCTCCACCTTTAATAGTATCGTAAAACAATCTATAAGTTGAATCCCCATCTCCTTGATAATTTTTAGCAGCGTTAATACCTCCCTGAGCCGCAATAGAGTGCGCTCTTCTTGGAGAATCTTGATAACAAAATGCTTTTACGTTATAACCTTGCTCAGCTAAAGTAGCTGCAGCAGAACCACCCGCTAAACCTGTACCAACAACAATAATATCAATTTTATCACGGTTGTTAGGCGCAACAAGGTTCATGTGATCTTTATGATGACTCCATTTGTCCTTCAGTGGACCAGCTGGAATTTTAGAATCTAAATTACTCATTTTATTTATGATATTATTGAGTTATGAAATGATAAACCGCGATAAAAATAAATCCTAGCGGAATAAGAATTGAATACCAAGTTCCGAAAGCCTTAATAAAAGGCGTATACTTTGGATGTCTAGCTCCAACAGATTGGAATGCAGATTGGAAACCATGTGCTAAATGTAATCCTAACAAAACAAAAGCTACAACATATATTGCCACCTTAATAGGATCAGCAAATTTAGCATGTAGTTCTATCCAAAACCTGTCTGTACCCATAGCATCTACGTTCCCTTCGATGTATTTGAAATTCATTTCATGAACCCAAAAGTCATACATGTGAAGTCCTAAAAATGCTAAAATTACCAATCCAGAAATAATCATATTTCTAGACATCCATGAAGAATTTGCTGCAGCACCGCTAACATCGTACTTTACTGGTCTCGCCTTGTTATTTTTTGCTTCTAAAATGAATCCCATAATAAAATGGAAAAACACTGCAAAAATCAATACAGGTTGCATCAGATATTGGATAAATGGATTATAACCCATAAAATAAGATGCCTGATTAAACCCTGTCTCACTAAATACCGATAGCATATTAGTGAAAAGATGCATCACCAAGAAAACCAGCAAAAAAAACGCCGATAGTGCCATTGCATATTTTCTTCCTATTGAAGATGAAAATCCTGCCATAATCTAATTTTATTTTTTTTTGAATACGCACAAAGTTAAAAAAATGTTAATTGCAGTCCTCGTGAGATATGTCAGAATTTAGTAGTTTGTAATCTTTCTAAATAAATAAAAGATTTTATGGATCAATTTTATAATATTTCCCTTGATAATTAATTCCCGAAACCGCTTCAGAAATCATTATAATTTTACATTCTTTAATACGTCGAAATGACAAGTAAGGATTAACTAAAAACTTCTTAACAGACTCTATATCAGAACCTTCTTTTAACAAAACCAATACATTCGATTTTTCCTTTATGAGAACAATATTATTTTTAAACAACTCGATTTTTAAAACTTCATCCTTTTTAAAATGATAAAAATTAACACTTAAATTAATCAGCCAAAATAAAAGTATTGTAAAACCAAAATTCAAAAGATGTCTCAAATCTCTTTTAATCAAAACAAATCGTAAAAAATAGACTACAATTAATGCCAAAACAACTTCTAATAAGGAAAAACCAATGTTTTCAAACATTAAAAAATCTAAAGTGGCAAACCAATGAATAAACTTTAATAAAATATCGACAAAAGTATCATACAAGATATTTAGCCAAGAATATTCAAGATTAAAAGCAAATAAAACCACCATTAATAAGGAGAAAACAATAATAATTTCAGAAAACGGAATCACGCAAAGATTCGCAAAAATCGACACCAAAGAATATTGATGAAAATAATACAAAACAAGTGGTAAAGTTGCCAATTGTGCCGACATTGACAAGCTAAAAATCGCCACGATAAATTTGTAAATTTTATAATTCTTCTTTGGAAAACAATTTAAAATAGGTTGATACAGCCAATAAATCCCAAGCACTGCAACATAACTCAATTGGAAACCAACGTCAAATAATTGTTGCGTATCCCAACACAAAATAAGAAATGCTGAAACGGCTAAACTTTGCAACAAATGCGGTTTTCGATTGAGCAAACCCGAAATGTAATAAACGCTAATCATAATACAGGAACGCACAACCGAACTTCCGTAATCGATAAATATCGCAAAAGTCCAAATCGCAACTAGAGCAGTGACAACTCCAATTTTTCTGTATTTCACAGGGAAAGTTTTGTTTAAAACCAATAAAACCAACCAAAATATAATCAACATGTGAGATCC
This genomic stretch from Chryseobacterium sp. POL2 harbors:
- a CDS encoding succinate dehydrogenase/fumarate reductase iron-sulfur subunit; this translates as MSAKKGLNLTLKIWRQKNNKSKGQFETYKISDVSTDSSFLEMLDILNENLINEGKEPIAFDHDCREGICGMCSLYINGRAHGPDTGITTCQLHMRHFKDGETIVIEPWRSAAFPVIKDLVVDRSAFDRVMAAGGFISVNTSGRTTDANNILVPKEDSDRAMDAAACIGCGACVATCKNGSAMLFVGAKVSQYALLPQGRVEAKRRVLNMVAAMDEEGFGNCSNTGACEVECPKGISLETIARMNREYMSAFADKG
- a CDS encoding DUF2851 family protein, coding for MIKEDFLQYLWSKKLFENYDFVSTKGFPIEILNYGQWNHNQGPDFLFAQIKYQDTIFAGHIELHVKSSDWYFHKHSQQEDYQNIILHVVYQDDCDIDLLVEKNIPTLEIKQYIDNKKLSTFNQMDLEHFKFIPCEELITQEKVPLFFHEEKLLEKLSQKSESTKNQLSETKNDYEAVLFINLAYAFGLKINADIFKQLAESIDYSVIKKIRQNPTALEALFFGLCGWLEKPKDEMMTTWAREFQFLKSKFDIANISLNPKFSKLRPPNFPNIRLSQLAQLLSREPHLFSKIKTAKNITELKTIFLDIKASEYWDTHFNFGKISSENSLKKLSDEFVERLLINTILPTKYCLELECNENINDEIIKFYQDLKAERNSVIDTWESFGIISKSALETQSLLQHYKTFCNEKKCLNCGIGYNILKHD
- a CDS encoding PspC family transcriptional regulator, coding for MINNIRHRFEREWFGVLTRMGSKLGIPVSKLRVFFIYSTFATAGIFFLFYLGLAFTLWIKDCIVVKRPNVFDL
- a CDS encoding succinate dehydrogenase cytochrome b subunit; translation: MAGFSSSIGRKYAMALSAFFLLVFLVMHLFTNMLSVFSETGFNQASYFMGYNPFIQYLMQPVLIFAVFFHFIMGFILEAKNNKARPVKYDVSGAAANSSWMSRNMIISGLVILAFLGLHMYDFWVHEMNFKYIEGNVDAMGTDRFWIELHAKFADPIKVAIYVVAFVLLGLHLAHGFQSAFQSVGARHPKYTPFIKAFGTWYSILIPLGFIFIAVYHFITQ
- a CDS encoding DUF4254 domain-containing protein; translation: MGFTEQAWDIFNQSIEDYHQLDHVDTLENNPFQTNSLEHFLYRKNWIDTVQWHLEDIIRDENINPAEALQLKRRIDLSNQKRTDLVENIDDWFLDKFKNITPKDNARINSETIAWAIDRLSILALKIYHMNQEVVRKDASEEHVAKCSVKLNVLLEQQKDLMTAIDQLIIDIENGNVKMKTYKQMKMYNDESLNPILYQKTQKK
- the bshA gene encoding N-acetyl-alpha-D-glucosaminyl L-malate synthase BshA: MKIGILCYPTYGGSGIVATELGMILANQGHEVHFISSNLPARLDMTRANIFFHKVQVENYPLFKFPPYDIALSSTIYQVVSLYNLDILHAHYAIPFAYSAFYAKQMLKEDGKDIPLITTLHGTDITLVGQHPSYNKAVEFSINQSDAITSVSESLKQDTLKNFNIKKEIKVITNFIDNRLFLDKNICCRDQFAEPREKILIHVSNLRSVKRIQDVLAVFKNVQKEIDSKLIIIGEGPDMEKINSFLTKNPELINKVRLLGKVDELYRILKLSDVFLLPSEQESFGLAALEAMAAGTPVISSNAGGIPEVNIHGKTGFVANIGDVDAMTTYTKQLLSDEKLLAEMKRNAKENAELFDIDKIIPQYIELYNEVLKK
- a CDS encoding ComEC/Rec2 family competence protein codes for the protein MSRQPLFVMLSTFCLGIILRDYVDLYFGFILFLFLYCNLIVGFSFKVKTYFFVKKRQWLLGFAFFCLGFLFHDFNIKDFEKINFDTKKHIVFKIDKKLNSNEKYKKYQIDVLSVSNNKDTQFKAVLQIPRQKADLDFRHIYKSEVYFSSLKSPKFAFQFDYPKYLERQKVSALAFANSEILGTLKPQISFKYQIKQLRLETLQRIGQSNLQTKNQEFLKGIILADRTGMDDVTVSDFNRSGLVHLLAISGSHMLIIFWLVLLVLNKTFPVKYRKIGVVTALVAIWTFAIFIDYGSSVVRSCIMISVYYISGLLNRKPHLLQSLAVSAFLILCWDTQQLFDVGFQLSYVAVLGIYWLYQPILNCFPKKNYKIYKFIVAIFSLSMSAQLATLPLVLYYFHQYSLVSIFANLCVIPFSEIIIVFSLLMVVLFAFNLEYSWLNILYDTFVDILLKFIHWFATLDFLMFENIGFSLLEVVLALIVVYFLRFVLIKRDLRHLLNFGFTILLFWLINLSVNFYHFKKDEVLKIELFKNNIVLIKEKSNVLVLLKEGSDIESVKKFLVNPYLSFRRIKECKIIMISEAVSGINYQGKYYKIDP
- a CDS encoding glycoside hydrolase family 3 protein — translated: MKRLILAVTIFSSIFYKAQYTPKNISEEQTKIAKEWVDKTYNELSEDQKLGQLFIVALYTNKGIDHINEIRNLVSKEQIGGLILMQDDAAMEVNLVNEFQTRSKVPMMIGMDAEWGIFQRIAKAYKFPWAITLGAIQDEKLVYEMATKIAADCKRMGINWDFAPVVDVNTNPNNPIIGNRSFGSDVQNVISKANAYSQGLQDNNILAAIKHFPGHGDTSADSHYDLPLVDHDIKRLNDIELAPYRALIKEGIGGVMVAHLYVPTLEKEQNIPASISKSIITDLLKNQLGYKGLIITDALNMGAVADSYQPGQLDALAFKAGNDIMLFSQGVKEGKRLIAESIKKGDISNERLEESVKKILLTKYYLGLNKYDNKNPNNILEDINNASHQQLVQKLYENALTLLKDDKALLPLNAQEKIYYLGLEEAPYQTFQNLLKNNLNIEIISSKELSKLPKNSKLIIGVHKDNSTAYKPYKISETSKKIIAEASKKHQVILNIFGSPYALRDLDTDNISTLLVSYENNDDSQKATVNGLTGKTKISGKLPVLVNDTWQFGAGKTLDK
- a CDS encoding fumarate reductase/succinate dehydrogenase flavoprotein subunit gives rise to the protein MSNLDSKIPAGPLKDKWSHHKDHMNLVAPNNRDKIDIIVVGTGLAGGSAAATLAEQGYNVKAFCYQDSPRRAHSIAAQGGINAAKNYQGDGDSTYRLFYDTIKGGDYRAREANVYRLAEVSANIIDQCVAQGVPFGRDYGGQLDNRSFGGVQVKRTFYAKGQTGQQLLLGAYSAMSRQIGKGRIKMYNRHEMLDLVIVDGKARGIIARNLVTGEIERHSAHAVVIASGGYGNVYFLSTNAMGSNVSAAWKIHKKGAYFANPCYVQIHPTCIPVHGTQQSKLTLMSESLRNSGRIWVPKNIEDSVAIREGKKKAKDIPEADRDYYLERRYPAFGNLVPRDVASRAGKERCDAGFGIENNDTKEGVFLDFSTEIMKKGREAAIEKHIHNPTEQQIYDLGKAWIEEKYGNLFVMYEKITADNPYETPMKIYPAVHYTMGGVWVDYNLQSTIPGCFVIGEANFSDHGANRLGASALMQGLADGYFVLPYTIADYLSADIRTGQIPTDSEAFNQVEKEVKDRIDYLLNNKGTHSVDYFHKKLGHIMWNKVGMGRTPEGLSEAIKEIEEVRNDFWKNVKVPGSNDEMNPELEKALRVADFLELGQLMAIDALNRNESCGGHFREDHSTPDGEAERDDVNYKYVAAWEYKGNDINQEVMHKEELVYDNIEVKTRSYK
- the ribA gene encoding GTP cyclohydrolase II, producing the protein MLKIQAEAHVPTELGNFRIIAFSDREDDWMPHMAIIAEHTDFSKDVNVRFHSECITGEVFHSKKCECGPQLDAALSYINNNGGVVVYLRQEGRNIGIINKLKAYSLQEKGLDTVEANLKLGLPADGRKFDVAIDILNMLGVKAVNLMTNNPEKLKYVENSNIKLNSRIPLQIKATEISSSYLKTKKDFFGHLLNDQDL